The DNA window CAGATGGACCAGTGGGTTCACCCTGAGGGCCTCTATGCTGGGAGGCTCTACCTTAAACATCCAGGTCCTAGGGCTACCTTGGCTCTCCTGCTATGGCTttttggggggctggggtgggggtggggaagggccatTGTTTGCAAATGTTATTGATTAGAGCTGGATTATTAATGTAATTCCAAAAAAAATCTCACACACAGCCGAAAAAGGGAGCATCACGGAAACACGTGCTGTAACCGATTTTCAGTCTCCttgggccccccgccccccatccctgcATCAAGGGCTGTGTTTTAAACCCAGTTCCCAGGCCAGCCTGGCAAAGAGCAGGAAATGGAGCTGTTGAAGTTTgtcaaataacaaaaattcaatggaatacattttaaagatcgGATTGGCTTTATTAATCGATTCATCAATCAGGCAGCGgcccatctagcaagtagaggaaACAGAACAGGAAAGGTTTTCGGAggtagagaaggagcagagaaatggaaattgttAGCAAGGAATCCTAGGAGGGCCCGGAACGGGTCTAAGATAAATTTCCTGGTGCTGATCAGGAAATTCCCATGTTGACTGGTTAAAGGTTACATTCCTGGGgggttgaaactgcagttagtTTAGGTATTAAGTCTCGGTTTACTGACTTGGGGTCTTAACCTAAGCGACGCCACTTTGGGCCTTCAGTTTTCTAACAAGGTGAAGGATTGCTCTCCATTTGCCCTGGGACTAAATTGCCCCCAAACTCCCAGCACAGGTGTCCTGGGTTGAATGGGTCCCCTCCCTCTGaagtgctgtcaacacagaacttcAGAATGTGATCCTTTTTGAAAACAGGATCTTTGCAGATATAGGTAGTGAGGATAACTTCTTCCTACGTCCAGTGTCACCAGTGTCTTCATAAGAAGTGacaaagagacacacagggaggaACCGAGTGAGGACGCAGGCAAACTGGAGTGATGTGTTTCCAAGCCAGGGGGCGTCAGGCATCAGCAGGGCACCCGGGAAGCTGGGAGGGAGCGGGGTGGGAGAGACTCTGCCTCAGGCCCCAGAAGGAACCGATCCTGACAGCAACTGCCTTTTGGACGTCTCACCTCCAGGACCGTGAAAGAAAAAGTTCCTGTTGTTTGAGGCCATGCAGTCTGTTATTTGTCTAGgcagcaggaggaaaggaaggtaagaggaagaggaggggcgaAGAGGGGCATTGGCACTCAGCCCCCCATAGACCCACACCTCCAGGCTCCAGGAGACCCAGGAAAAGCTCACCTGAGCCCCTCTCCCTGACTGGGGGGAGACTGATGAGAACTTTATGCCCTTTGGATCCCCTCAGACCCTGAGATACAGGGACCCATTTGGATCTGTCAGGGTATGAAAGTGCCCAGTTTCTAACTGGATCTTCTGAGACCCTGGGGGGAGGGTAGGCAGGTTAGGATTTTCCAAGGACACAGAACCCATAGAATGTGcgtgtgtatttgtatatatgcacatatatatatatatctatactaTATAGATCCAGATTTagggagagagatagaaggtttattttaaggaattggctcatttGATTAGGGAAGCTGACAAGTTCAAACTCTGCAGGATGGGCTGACAGACGGGAGACCCAGGAAAGAGCTGACATTGCGATTCAAATCTGAAGATCATCTGCTACAATTCTCTCTAGCTCAGGGGAGGTCGGTCCTTTGTTCTAGTCAGAccatcaactgattggatgaggcccaccccgGTTACCACATTACGGGAGCATTCTGCTTTAATAGAAGTCCACTGACTTatatgttaatctcatccaaaaacaccctcacagaaacatccagaatgttGTTTTACCGAATAGCTGGGCACTGTGGCCCAGCCAAGTgggcacataaaattaaccatcacggTGGGCAAGTATTATGATACTTTCcttctagagaaatgaaaactaagacCCAAAGAGAGTGAGtgacttacccaagatcacaaagcAAATTAACTTTGTGATTCGGAGTTATAAAAAAGAGGTTGGGCTGATAATGAAAAGAATGGATTCAGTTCACATCCCCTCTGGACCAGAGCTTTAAATCTTTGCTCCTGCCCCTGCACAGACACAATGAACAAAGGTAGACATATCCCAACGGGATCTGCATACATGTGGTACATTTTGCTTATATAAGATCCTGCAAGACAGGAAAAAAGGAGGCCACCGTGGAATGAATATTGTTTTGTGCCGGCAACCATGTTTGTGACATCAGGTCATCTCCGTGATACTCTCCAGTGACCATCATTGCCCCCATTTGCttgatgagaagactgaggctcagagcaccGAGGAAGCTGCATGAAGCCTCACAGCTAATCGGTTGTTTGCCTGACTTAAGAGGCTGTTCCCTAATCTATGACCCACTCTCCTCCTCAACGTGTCCAAAACAAGCGCTTTGGGCAGTGACTTACGTCTTTCAGAGCACAGCTGCATAGATAGCCTCTTCTGGTTTTCAGAGCAGCCCTGTGAGGAGCAGGGATGGGCCCATCTTTCAGAGCAGGGGCTCAGGGGTGTGCAGAGGTTAACTGGCCTGTCCGGGCTCACAGAGCTAACCAGTGTCTTGCCCAGAGTGGAACTTGAACAGCCCTGATGTTGGGGGTAAGAAATCACACCTCCACCATTAGCTGGGTGTCTGTTGTGTTTGAAGCATCCATATCatcttatttttacaatttattgttaaatgcttatgtattttttgagagagagaaagagaagcagagagagcaggggggtgcagaggatccgaagcagactctgtgctgattgcagagagcctgatttggggtttgaactcatgaaccttgagatcatgacctgagccaaagttgcgaAGTTGGTTGCTAACTGACTGTGCTGCTCAGGTGCCCCGGGGcacacacagtatttttttttaagtatagtttattatcaagttggtttccaaatagcATCTTAGTTAACTCTTTCCACAACATAAATTTAATAGTTGACAAGGATTCAGcattttgtttcatgtgtttttttaacatttatgtatttttgagagagagagataaagtccAACAGGGGACGGGCAGatagagacacaaaatcagaaacaggctccaggctctgagctgtcagcacagagcccgatgcagagcttgaacccacgaaccgtgagatcatgacctgagccgaagttggatgcttaaccaactgagccacccaggcgccccaaggattcAGCACTCTTCAATGTGCCATTTCATTTAATATTCCCTACAAGGCGTTGAAGTAGAAGGTAtgactctcattttacagatgaagaaactgaggccctcagaggtcaagtaacttgcccaggtcTAACAAATAAATGGCTGGGATTTTAATGCGGGCAGACTGGCACCAAAGCCCAGAGCCTTCACCAGGGTCCTAGGATGTGTTCGTTCACTTGTTCATCAGTAAGCTAAGAAGTGTACTCTTTCCCAGGCTGGCTGCTCTGAGGTTACatgctttcttcttctgttttcctttcctcccctacCAGTCAGAGGTAGTTAAGGAGTAGAGGCATATATTCGGCCTTGAACTCTCTCAATTTGAACCTACTGGTCCCCTAGTGGGGATGAAGACAACCAACGAGCAAACAAAAGCCTTCAGAGAGTGGAAGAGTGAGAATAAAGTAGCTGAGGGAGGACTGAGGACAAGCTGAGCTGTTGGGAAAGTCCTGTTTGGGAGGGGAATCTTTTGAGCGAAGCTCTGAATGACAAGAAAGACCCAAGTAGATGGGTATCTGAGCCAAAAAAGTATTCCAAGTAAGAGAAAAAGCAAGGGTAAGGGCCTTGAGGTGGGAACAAGGTGGTATGTTTGATAAGCAGATCATGGCCTGAATGGAGGAGCCTAGTGAGAAATAAGAAGGCTCCAAGAAGGGGTGAGTAAGGAATACAGGTGCCTGGTCACATAGGGTCTTTGCTTCAGATGTCCTTGGTGCCGGCAGtcatttctcctcctctccccctttttGTAACTAGCAGAAGCCTGTTCTTGTTCAGatgctcctctctcttcctcccacaaCTCAGGCTGTTTAGTCTACGACAATGGTTGGCCAACTTTGAAGACCCAGATAGCAAAGATCTGGGGCTTAGAGAGCCATATAATCTCTGGTTCCATGACTTCTCTATGCTTGGGTCCATACTCTGGAGGTAGAATCCTGCCTTGCGAGAAATAGTCCCCTCCAAGGCTCTTTGGCTGCTTTCCAAAGCACACAAGGACTTAAAATGTCGGCACCCAAAGGCCCGAACGTAGATGACCCTGCCAACCAGCACGAGAGCGACCACAGACAGCGCGTGAACAAATGGGCatgctgtgttctaataaaactttatttacacaaGATGAGAGAGGGGTTGCAGATGCTGGTGGGCAAGTGGGTACCTGTAGGAACACATCCTTGAGGAGGTGACCAGCCGTCCCTTCAgcccacactctctccctcttctctctccctctgtgccaaGCTCTCTACATTCTAAGCATCCTCACTCAGAAGTGATGGAGGTGGCTTCATGCCACACACACTCAGCCCTCCTGGAGGGAGAGCTGCTGAGTGGGCCATGCCCACAGGAGTCGGAGGCGGGGGCCTGGGCTTGGCAGGGATGTCTTAAAATCCTAAAGAATGGAGTGGGGTCAGGGCATGCTCAGGACACGCCCCTTGACTCTTGCTGCCCCACCCACTTTTGGCCTTTCCCCTCTCTGACAAAAGAGAGGCAATAGAGGACtggcagaaggcaggaaggaggaagagagcccCTCTCCCCGCTCTGGCAGCTCTTGCAGTGAACCTTCCACACGTGACAGATGCTTACGGCTTTAGACAATGAAACGGATCATCGCCTTCTATCTTAAGCTGGGGTCATTACCCCTCAATTCTGCAGAGGCGCCTCCATGgcttaattttttgttgtttgcatAGGAGATTGTTTCAATTAAAGAGGACTGGAAACATTTCCCTCCATTTCTTTGGCAAACAGAGCCTTATTGCCTCCCACCCAAAAAAGTAAAGAAGCCaacattacaatttaaaaaaacaaaaacaaactaactcTTCAGCAGAGATGGGCGGGCTGTGAGTGAAAGGATATCTGTACAGAGAGGGATTTCATCAGGAAAAACACATCTGTCAACTTCTGTGATAAGTCACTGAGCGGTGGAACTCACTGAAACAATCTAACACAATGGGATCACCCCCTCTTTGCTCCTTGGGGTCCCTCAGATCTTCTGCCAGATTTACCTGATGCCAGGAAGACTATTCCATTTGGTGGAAGGGAAGTGACTTGGGAATGGGCACAGCCCCCCAGTTGCTGGGTCACAGGAAGCACTTGGAAGGTGATTGCTAAAATACAGATTGTTAAGCTCTGACCTTGAGAATAGAATGGCCAAGGAAGGGCACCAGAGAATCAGTATCTTTAACATTTGCTCCAGGCAAGTGTGGGGAGTTCGATGTAGGATATAAATGATGCGGAGGCAGAGCGGGGAGGTTGGCTGGGTTCTAAGGGGTCAGCAGGAGCCAAAGTTATAAGGCGGCAGAGCCCATAAATAAGCAGATACCTCGAGGCAGGAGAAAGAGTTGAAGGTGAAAACGCCAGTTCGTGGAAGGAGAGACAGGCCCATAAAAAGAAGCAGCGACTCAGAGTCGCTGACTCAGTTGAGTggagagaagccacagaaggAAGGTTCGCGATACTAGGCGGTGCAGGATGGAGCAAAAGGAGCGTGCACACCAGAAAGAAGGTGACACAATGCTTACAAGTAGGCAAAGCACAACGGGAGATGAAAAGCACCTATCAGTACAGAGAGGTACGTCCCTTGATGCAGGacatattttacagagaaaacataGTCACAACACAGCAACCAATACAAGGTCAACACGTATTAGAGATGGATGGAGAACTGCCCCTAACATACAAGCTACTGGAAGACTTTTAGTGCCTTCTTTTCAGAATTGGACCGATGAAGTCGATCAAAAAACTGTTTTGGTAGCCCCTCGCCATACGTTGCTTTTGAGCACTTGGAATGTAGCAAGTTGAGATGCGCTGTAAGAACGAGATATAAATACCAGATTCCAAAGACtgtaaaaaaacagaagaaagaaagaatgtgaaataGCTCATGAGCACTTTTCAGATGGATTGTTTGCAGAAACGATCGCAGTTTGGATGTATCGGGTTAAATAAAATATCGTCAAATCAAGATCGGATGTTTGTTTTGACTTTTGTGATGTGGCCAATAGAAAATGCAAAGTGACCTACGGGCATGCGCTGTGTTTCTCCTGGGTAGCGCCCCGGCTGGGGGACCAAATACCGCAGCAAGTGATTCTTGGAAGCCCCATCGTTTTCCGGCTCCGGTCCTTGGACGCCCAGAGCTTCTTCCTCTACCGGCAAGGTgcttgtgaggattaagtgggaTAGCGTAGTCTTCCGTTtcctgaaaagataaaataaaaagctggagGTGAAGGGGGCCCACTCGTTTTTGCCTCCTGTCCCTGCGCCCCGGGCATCCGGAGCTATGGGTGAAAACTCTGGGGCAGAGCTCCCCGGGGAGACAGAGTCCAGGTGGAGGGTGAGATGCTGGGATTGACGATTTCCCACCCTGAGGATTTCGCACTATGGTTCCGGTGCACACTCCGCAGGAGGCCTCACACCGCTTTGAATTGAGACCGCTTCACCCCTCTAGATGCCTTAGAAACAAGACATTGAACTTCAGCTGCTCTCAGGGAAACTTGCAAATGATT is part of the Suricata suricatta isolate VVHF042 chromosome 11, meerkat_22Aug2017_6uvM2_HiC, whole genome shotgun sequence genome and encodes:
- the LOC115272469 gene encoding uncharacterized protein LOC115272469 yields the protein MHHAEALTQVTKVEQASGDTKTSCGQRRHFLSGCPGAFWKLRTRGVSLLLSPYRCLLLLECSLTERLRGSAARPGACWCRGIPQVAEKLVESSYWKRKTTLSHLILTSTLPVEEEALGVQGPEPENDGASKNHLLRYLVPQPGRYPGETQRMPSLESGIYISFLQRISTCYIPSAQKQRMARGYQNSFLIDFIGPILKRRH